The following coding sequences are from one Sesamum indicum cultivar Zhongzhi No. 13 linkage group LG11, S_indicum_v1.0, whole genome shotgun sequence window:
- the LOC105174588 gene encoding mitochondrial succinate-fumarate transporter 1, protein MKALSGSLGGIVEASCLQPIDVIKTRLQLDRSGTYKGIIHCGTTITKTEGVRALWKGLTPFATHLTLKYALRMGSNAVLQSAFKDSQTGNLSHQGRLLSGFGAGVLEALVIVTPFEVVKIRLQQQRGLSPELLKYKGPIHCARMIIQEEGVFGLWAGAAPTVMRNGTNQAAMFTAKNAFDGILWNKHEGDGKVLQPWQSMISGFLAGTAGPVCTGPFDVVKTRLMAQSRSGGELKYKGMFHAIQTIYAEEGLRALWKGLLPRLMRIPPGQAIMWAVADQVTGFYERRYLYNAPL, encoded by the exons ATGAAGGCATTGTCTGGATCCCTAGGTGGCATAGTCGAAGCCTCATGCTTACAACCCATTGACGTCATCAAGACCCGGCTCCAGCTCGACCGCTCCGGTACCTACAAGGGGATAATTCACTGCGGCACCACCATCACCAAGACCGAAGGCGTCCGCGCTTTGTGGAAGGGGTTGACTCCTTTCGCCACGCATTTGACTCTCAAGTATGCGCTCAGGATGGGGTCCAATGCGGTCCTACAGTCCGCCTTCAAGGACTCGCAGACGGGGAATCTCAGCCACCAGGGTAGGTTGTTATCTGGGTTTGGTGCTGGTGTGCTCGAAGCTCTTGTTATCGTCACTCCATTTGAG GTGGTCAAGATCAGACTGCAGCAGCAGAGAGGGCTGAGTCCTGAGCTCCTAAAATACAAGGGACCCATACATTGTGCTCGCATGATCATCCAGGAAGAAGGCGTGTTTGGTCTGTGGGCAGGAGCCGCCCCAACTGTGATGCGCAATGGAACAAATCAAGCTGCCATGTTTACAGCCAAAAATGCATTTGACGGAATTCTATGGAATAAGCATGAAGGCGATGGGAAAGTGCTCCAGCCGTGGCAATCTATGATATCAGGTTTCCTTGCGGGAACCGCTGGTCCAGTATGTACCGGGCCCTTTGATGTTGTAAAAACAAGGCTTATGGCACAGAGCCGATCTGGTGGTGAGTTGAAATACAAAGGTATGTTTCACGCTATCCAAACAATATATGCAGAAGAAGGACTACGAGCACTGTGGAAAGGACTATTACCCCGGCTAATGAGGATCCCACCTGGCCAGGCCATTATGTGGGCTGTAGCTGATCAAGTAACTGGTTTTTATGAGAGGAGATACTTGTATAATGCACCCCTATAG